In one window of Caenimonas aquaedulcis DNA:
- a CDS encoding Bug family tripartite tricarboxylate transporter substrate binding protein: MARQTLRAPGRRWFILCGAVVALGLGYTQARAQAPVWPTKPVRIVVTFPPGGAPDTLARVLADKWGQALGQTFTVDNKPGAGGNIGADFVAKSAPDGSTLVVGTVGTHAINAALYDRMPYNHIKDFTPVSFLASTPNLLVVNNGVPAKNVKELIELAKKEPLSFGSSGSGTSIHLSGELFNTMAGVKMQHIPYKGRAQAVPDLLGGRITMIFDNMPSALPLVKGNEVRAIAVTSATRSPAAPNIPTVAESGLPGFEATSWFALYAPAGLPRDVQMRINAETAKVMAMPDVREKLANLGLDINTGTPEALAAFMQAETTKWARVVKESGAKPD; encoded by the coding sequence ATGGCTCGACAAACGCTTCGCGCGCCGGGGCGGCGCTGGTTCATCCTCTGCGGCGCCGTCGTCGCGCTGGGCCTGGGTTACACGCAGGCGCGTGCGCAGGCGCCGGTGTGGCCCACCAAGCCGGTGCGCATCGTCGTCACCTTCCCGCCCGGCGGCGCGCCCGACACGCTCGCCCGCGTGCTGGCGGACAAATGGGGCCAGGCGCTCGGGCAGACCTTCACCGTGGACAACAAGCCCGGCGCGGGCGGCAACATCGGCGCCGATTTCGTCGCCAAGAGCGCGCCGGACGGCAGCACGCTGGTCGTGGGCACGGTCGGCACGCACGCGATCAACGCGGCGCTGTACGACAGGATGCCGTACAACCACATCAAGGACTTCACGCCCGTGAGCTTCCTCGCGTCCACGCCGAACCTGCTGGTGGTGAACAACGGCGTGCCCGCGAAGAACGTGAAGGAGCTCATCGAGCTTGCGAAGAAGGAGCCGCTCAGCTTCGGCTCCTCGGGCAGCGGCACGTCCATCCACCTGTCGGGCGAGCTCTTCAACACGATGGCGGGTGTGAAGATGCAGCACATTCCCTACAAGGGCCGCGCGCAGGCGGTGCCGGACCTGCTGGGCGGGCGCATCACGATGATCTTCGACAACATGCCGTCGGCGCTGCCGCTGGTGAAGGGCAACGAAGTGCGCGCGATCGCGGTGACGAGCGCGACCCGCTCGCCGGCCGCGCCCAACATTCCCACGGTGGCGGAGTCCGGATTGCCGGGCTTCGAAGCGACGTCCTGGTTCGCGCTGTACGCGCCGGCGGGGCTGCCGCGCGACGTGCAGATGCGCATCAACGCGGAGACGGCCAAGGTGATGGCAATGCCCGATGTGCGCGAAAAACTCGCGAACCTCGGCCTGGACATCAACACCGGCACGCCGGAGGCGCTTGCGGCCTTCATGCAGGCGGAGACCACCAAATGGGCGCGCGTGGTCAAGGAATCGGGCGCCAAACCCGATTGA
- a CDS encoding aldo/keto reductase: protein MQMRPIPSTGAALPVIGCGTWLGFDVGGSPAEWPERGRVLDELFKAGGTVIDSSPMYGTAEQVAGSLLERAGDRDKAFIATKVWTSGREAGIAQMERSFAHWRARRIDLMQVHNLVDWKTHLSTLREWKALGRIGYLGVTHYTESAYAELETVMRAEPLDFVQFNYSIAHRQAEQRLLPLAAERGMAVLVNLPFGAGKELARLRSKPLPPWAGPIGCWSWNQVLLKFVLSNPAVTCVIPGTSSADHMRENAMAGAGEIPPREFWKGKLDGL from the coding sequence ATGCAGATGCGTCCCATCCCTTCGACCGGCGCGGCGCTCCCCGTCATCGGCTGCGGCACCTGGCTGGGCTTCGACGTCGGGGGCTCGCCGGCGGAATGGCCCGAGCGGGGCCGCGTCCTGGATGAGCTTTTCAAGGCGGGCGGGACGGTCATCGACAGCTCGCCCATGTACGGCACGGCCGAGCAGGTGGCCGGCAGCCTGCTCGAGCGCGCCGGCGACCGCGACAAGGCCTTCATCGCGACCAAGGTCTGGACGAGCGGCCGCGAGGCGGGAATCGCGCAGATGGAGCGGTCGTTCGCGCATTGGCGCGCCAGGCGCATCGACCTCATGCAGGTGCACAACCTCGTGGACTGGAAGACGCACCTGTCGACGCTGCGCGAATGGAAAGCGCTCGGGCGCATCGGCTATCTCGGCGTGACCCACTACACCGAATCGGCGTACGCGGAACTGGAAACCGTCATGCGCGCGGAGCCGCTCGACTTCGTGCAGTTCAACTATTCCATCGCGCACCGGCAGGCGGAGCAGCGGCTGCTGCCGCTGGCCGCGGAACGTGGCATGGCGGTGCTGGTCAACCTCCCCTTCGGCGCCGGCAAGGAACTGGCGCGGCTGCGATCGAAGCCGCTCCCGCCGTGGGCCGGGCCCATCGGGTGCTGGAGCTGGAACCAGGTGCTGCTCAAGTTCGTGCTTTCGAATCCGGCGGTGACCTGCGTGATCCCGGGAACCTCGAGCGCGGACCACATGCGGGAGAACGCGATGGCGGGTGCGGGAGAGATCCCGCCGCGCGAATTCTGGAAAGGGAAACTGGACGGCTTGTGA
- a CDS encoding YidB family protein — MSSDFLSQILGSVLGRGAGAQGMPGGLGGLGGGGLGGVLGSVLGGGRGQQDDRGIQRGGFGGKGAIIAMLLPLAMQWVQRNGGLGAVLQKFRQKGYSQQASSWVSTGDNEPLDAQAVTDVMGSNELSQLARQLGVSEDEVAGGMAQIMPQVVDHLTPSGEVPQDADDVLGAGLASIDQMFGRRG; from the coding sequence ATGTCCAGCGATTTCCTCTCCCAGATTCTCGGCAGCGTGCTCGGACGCGGCGCGGGCGCGCAAGGCATGCCCGGCGGGCTCGGCGGCCTGGGCGGCGGGGGCCTCGGGGGCGTGCTCGGCAGTGTCCTGGGCGGGGGACGCGGGCAGCAGGACGACCGCGGCATCCAGCGCGGCGGGTTCGGCGGCAAGGGCGCGATCATCGCGATGCTGCTTCCGCTGGCCATGCAGTGGGTCCAGCGCAATGGCGGGCTGGGCGCCGTGCTCCAGAAGTTCCGGCAGAAGGGTTACAGCCAGCAGGCGTCGTCCTGGGTGTCCACCGGCGACAACGAGCCGCTGGATGCGCAGGCGGTGACCGACGTCATGGGATCGAACGAGCTCTCGCAGCTCGCGCGCCAGCTCGGCGTATCCGAAGACGAGGTCGCCGGCGGCATGGCGCAGATCATGCCGCAGGTGGTGGACCACCTCACGCCCTCGGGCGAAGTGCCGCAGGACGCCGACGACGTGCTGGGCGCGGGCCTCGCGTCCATCGACCAGATGTTCGGCAGGCGGGGCTGA
- a CDS encoding type II toxin-antitoxin system ParD family antitoxin, with protein sequence MSTMNISLPETMKAFVDEQVETRGYGTSSEYVRELIRKDQDTEQMRALLLKGARSPVVGMMDDAWFDSLRQRSRERGAE encoded by the coding sequence ATGAGCACGATGAACATCTCATTGCCCGAAACGATGAAAGCCTTCGTTGACGAACAGGTCGAAACACGTGGCTATGGAACGAGCAGCGAATACGTTCGCGAGTTGATCCGCAAGGACCAGGATACGGAACAGATGCGCGCGCTCCTTTTGAAGGGCGCCAGGTCCCCGGTGGTCGGCATGATGGACGACGCCTGGTTCGACAGCTTGCGCCAACGCTCTCGCGAGCGCGGGGCCGAATGA
- a CDS encoding TMEM175 family protein, with amino-acid sequence MFLSYLLSFIYVGIYWNNHHSG; translated from the coding sequence ATGTTCCTGTCCTACCTGCTGAGCTTCATCTATGTCGGCATCTACTGGAACAACCACCACTCCGGCTGA
- a CDS encoding DUF2721 domain-containing protein, with protein sequence MPFPLDTSAVTHGIQLAVAPVFLLTAVSGMIGAVAGRLARIIDRARLVEDRARVSTDQEFLARSYAELAELRQRGRLANGCIALLTTCAFLIGLTIVLLFLGETTAFQINKLAVASFLLGVVCFLCALLCFLAETVVATRLLNFHMLRQ encoded by the coding sequence ATGCCCTTTCCCCTCGACACCAGCGCAGTCACCCACGGCATCCAGCTCGCGGTGGCGCCGGTGTTCCTCCTCACGGCCGTCTCCGGCATGATCGGCGCGGTCGCGGGGCGCCTGGCGCGCATCATCGATCGCGCCCGGCTCGTGGAAGACCGTGCACGCGTCTCCACCGACCAGGAATTCCTCGCGCGTTCCTACGCGGAGCTCGCGGAATTGCGCCAGCGCGGCCGGCTGGCCAACGGCTGCATCGCGCTGCTCACCACCTGCGCCTTCCTCATCGGCCTCACGATCGTCCTGCTCTTCCTCGGCGAGACCACGGCATTCCAGATCAACAAGCTGGCCGTCGCGAGCTTCCTGCTGGGCGTGGTGTGCTTCCTCTGCGCGCTGCTCTGCTTCCTCGCGGAGACCGTGGTCGCCACGAGGCTGCTCAACTTCCACATGCTGCGCCAGTAG
- a CDS encoding SDR family NAD(P)-dependent oxidoreductase, producing MNERQVAIVTGSGTGVGAATALMLAQRGWNLVINYTRSEQEARASQAACEAAGADTLLLRGDVAQDAECRAMVQAAHKRWKRIDALVNNAGISVFGPASTWEALDAETFQRILAVNSIGLFQMVRACAPHLKESKGAIVNVSSIAGALGIGSSVPYIASKGAVNAMTLHLARALAPEVRVNAVCPGLITSRWFVQGIGQEGFEKVKASVEQATPLGRASTPEDVAEAIVWLVAGARTMTGELLLLDGGTHLGARQPVQIPVK from the coding sequence ATGAACGAACGACAGGTCGCCATCGTCACCGGCTCGGGCACCGGGGTGGGGGCGGCCACCGCGCTCATGCTCGCGCAGCGCGGCTGGAACCTCGTCATCAACTACACGCGCAGCGAGCAGGAAGCGCGCGCATCGCAGGCGGCCTGCGAAGCCGCGGGCGCGGACACGCTGCTGCTGCGCGGGGACGTGGCGCAGGACGCCGAATGCCGCGCGATGGTGCAGGCGGCGCACAAGCGCTGGAAGCGCATCGACGCGCTCGTGAACAACGCGGGGATTTCCGTCTTCGGGCCGGCGTCCACGTGGGAGGCGCTGGACGCCGAGACTTTCCAGCGCATCTTGGCGGTCAACAGCATCGGCCTGTTCCAGATGGTCCGCGCCTGCGCGCCGCACCTGAAGGAATCGAAGGGCGCGATCGTCAACGTCTCCTCCATCGCCGGCGCGCTGGGCATCGGGTCTTCCGTGCCCTACATCGCTTCCAAGGGCGCCGTCAACGCGATGACGCTGCACCTCGCGCGCGCGCTCGCGCCCGAGGTGCGCGTGAACGCCGTGTGCCCGGGCCTCATCACCTCGCGCTGGTTCGTGCAGGGCATCGGCCAGGAGGGCTTCGAGAAGGTCAAGGCGAGCGTGGAGCAGGCGACGCCGCTGGGCCGCGCGAGCACGCCCGAGGATGTCGCCGAGGCGATCGTGTGGCTGGTGGCGGGCGCGCGTACGATGACGGGCGAATTGCTGCTGCTGGACGGCGGCACGCACCTCGGCGCGCGCCAGCCCGTGCAGATTCCCGTGAAGTAA
- a CDS encoding YXWGXW repeat-containing protein: MLKKILLATLIGASFASVPVASFSRTIIIREAPPEPRQEAMPAPRRGYAWAPGHWEWRGNRHVWIEGHWLRARRGQHWEPERWVQRDGRWEMRPGRWVRGDRDGDGVPNRFDSRPNNPNRS; this comes from the coding sequence ATGCTCAAGAAAATCCTCCTCGCCACGCTGATCGGCGCCTCGTTCGCCAGCGTTCCCGTCGCCTCGTTCTCGCGCACGATCATCATTCGCGAAGCGCCGCCCGAGCCGCGCCAGGAAGCCATGCCGGCCCCGCGCCGCGGTTACGCCTGGGCGCCGGGCCACTGGGAGTGGCGCGGCAACCGCCATGTGTGGATCGAGGGCCACTGGCTGCGCGCGCGCCGCGGCCAGCACTGGGAGCCGGAGCGTTGGGTCCAGCGCGACGGCCGCTGGGAAATGCGCCCGGGCCGCTGGGTCCGCGGTGACCGCGACGGCGACGGCGTGCCGAACCGCTTCGACAGCCGCCCGAACAATCCGAACAGGAGCTGA
- a CDS encoding DUF2889 domain-containing protein: protein MPLPAPQPRKHLHTRAVVYRGYHREDGLWDIEAELSDTKTYALERSQRGTMPPGTPIHGMSIRITVDDTMTIREIASAQDHTPFDECQAGNPPMQQMVGAKLGPGWRVAIDRALGNTRGCTHLRELLFNMATAAYQTIPSYQARLRREAGKPAYSGTQPPYHLGKCIAWDFNGPVVARHHPEFAGWQPLLRKVDAPPKSS, encoded by the coding sequence ATGCCATTGCCCGCCCCCCAACCCCGCAAGCACCTCCACACCCGCGCCGTGGTCTACCGCGGCTACCACCGCGAGGACGGCCTGTGGGACATCGAGGCGGAGCTTTCCGACACCAAGACCTACGCGCTCGAGCGCTCCCAGCGCGGCACCATGCCGCCCGGCACGCCGATCCACGGCATGTCCATCCGCATCACCGTGGACGACACGATGACGATCCGCGAGATCGCGAGCGCCCAGGACCACACGCCATTCGACGAATGCCAGGCGGGCAACCCGCCGATGCAGCAGATGGTGGGCGCGAAACTGGGGCCCGGCTGGCGCGTCGCGATCGACCGCGCGCTGGGCAACACACGCGGCTGCACGCACCTGCGCGAGCTGCTGTTCAACATGGCGACGGCCGCCTACCAGACGATCCCGTCCTACCAGGCGCGCCTGCGCCGCGAAGCGGGGAAGCCCGCGTACTCCGGCACGCAGCCGCCCTACCACTTGGGCAAGTGCATCGCCTGGGACTTCAACGGCCCGGTCGTCGCGCGGCACCATCCCGAATTCGCGGGCTGGCAGCCGCTGCTTCGCAAGGTCGACGCGCCGCCCAAAAGCAGCTAG